A stretch of the Archangium violaceum genome encodes the following:
- a CDS encoding YqaA family protein yields the protein MPDASMLAEWGLPGLFLVALVAGSVLPAPSEAVLAALVYGGVPPALAVAVATGGNVLGALTVYLLGRWVARGGGGAMGRWVQRRSAREGPRLERARARLATWGAPVLVLAWIPVVGDVFVLAAGLVGVRWGPFVGFVTLGKGLRYLFVALSAIAANRTGI from the coding sequence ATGCCGGACGCGTCCATGCTCGCCGAATGGGGATTGCCGGGGCTCTTCCTCGTGGCGCTGGTGGCCGGCTCGGTGCTGCCGGCGCCCTCCGAGGCGGTGCTGGCCGCGCTCGTCTACGGCGGGGTACCTCCGGCGTTGGCCGTGGCGGTGGCCACCGGGGGCAACGTGCTCGGGGCCCTCACCGTCTATCTGCTGGGCCGCTGGGTGGCACGTGGAGGGGGTGGCGCGATGGGGCGCTGGGTACAACGCCGGAGTGCCAGGGAGGGACCCCGGTTGGAGCGGGCCCGGGCGCGGCTGGCCACCTGGGGCGCCCCGGTGCTCGTCCTCGCCTGGATTCCCGTGGTGGGAGACGTGTTCGTCCTCGCCGCCGGCCTCGTGGGCGTGCGCTGGGGGCCCTTCGTCGGCTTCGTCACTCTGGGGAAGGGGCTGCGCTACCTCTTCGTCGCGTTATCCGCTATCGCGGCGAACCGTACTGGAATTTGA
- a CDS encoding alkaline phosphatase family protein, giving the protein MAAIDEIRTIVILMQENRSFDHMLGHLSLEHPGWDVDGLRNPDTHPRYANFFEQRFFRPFLIEDEALVIRDLPHSRYHVNMQMARSSNGKKFRMSGFVEAYVDYTQHRAGEHLPPMGYFDSTAAWMTSLLAREYCVCDRWFTPLPTDTQPNRCMAFTGTTLIDDTGSRLIEHQEHVFDWLDDRKVRWRVYHDGPPFFLLFGRFHELVGAKYRPISELADDIQREPAEEAPEVIFIEPRYFDFFWSDAPSNCNHPTARLCHGELLLHRVYTALTSNPEKWARTLFIHTYDEHGGFFDHVPPLPIDNLLPPKAKYTERFTTTGPRVPGLLISPWVQPGKAFHGHLDHTSILQLFAEKFGSGPEGYSDSVTHRRNQEQGIRSVSEALADAPTLRPVPTVAPHACPPATSTKRQPKAPNERAFQEAARELLKHEGPIATGAKYPDLIGAPLTPAP; this is encoded by the coding sequence ATGGCCGCAATCGACGAAATCCGGACGATCGTCATCCTGATGCAGGAGAACAGGTCGTTCGACCACATGCTGGGTCACCTGTCGCTGGAACATCCGGGGTGGGATGTGGACGGGCTGCGCAACCCCGACACCCATCCGCGCTACGCCAACTTCTTCGAGCAGCGCTTCTTCCGGCCCTTCCTCATCGAGGACGAGGCGCTGGTCATCCGGGATCTCCCCCACAGCCGCTACCACGTGAACATGCAGATGGCCCGGAGCTCCAACGGCAAGAAGTTCCGGATGTCTGGCTTCGTCGAGGCCTACGTCGACTACACCCAGCACCGGGCGGGAGAGCACTTGCCCCCCATGGGGTACTTCGATTCGACCGCGGCCTGGATGACGTCCTTGCTGGCCAGGGAGTATTGCGTGTGCGATCGCTGGTTCACGCCCCTGCCCACGGATACGCAGCCCAACCGCTGCATGGCCTTCACCGGAACCACGTTGATCGATGACACCGGCTCGCGGCTCATCGAACACCAGGAGCACGTCTTCGACTGGTTGGACGACAGGAAGGTCCGCTGGCGCGTCTACCATGACGGCCCGCCCTTCTTCCTGCTGTTCGGACGGTTCCACGAGCTGGTGGGGGCGAAGTACCGCCCCATCAGCGAGCTCGCGGACGACATCCAACGCGAGCCCGCGGAGGAGGCGCCAGAGGTCATCTTCATCGAGCCGCGCTACTTCGACTTCTTCTGGTCGGACGCGCCCTCCAACTGCAACCATCCGACGGCGCGCCTCTGCCATGGCGAGCTGCTCCTGCACCGGGTCTATACGGCGCTCACGAGCAACCCGGAGAAGTGGGCACGGACACTGTTCATCCACACCTACGACGAGCACGGCGGTTTCTTCGACCACGTGCCACCGCTGCCCATCGACAACCTCCTGCCGCCGAAGGCGAAGTACACGGAACGCTTCACGACGACGGGGCCCCGGGTCCCCGGCCTGCTCATCTCGCCCTGGGTCCAGCCGGGGAAGGCCTTCCACGGCCACCTCGACCACACGTCCATCCTTCAGCTGTTCGCCGAGAAGTTCGGGTCGGGCCCGGAGGGCTATTCGGACTCGGTCACCCACCGGAGGAACCAGGAGCAGGGAATCCGGAGCGTGTCCGAGGCACTCGCGGACGCGCCCACCCTCCGGCCCGTTCCCACCGTGGCGCCACATGCGTGCCCCCCCGCGACCTCGACGAAGCGGCAGCCCAAGGCCCCCAACGAGCGCGCCTTCCAGGAAGCGGCCCGCGAGCTCCTGAAACACGAGGGGCCCATCGCGACGGGAGCGAAGTACCCCGACCTGATCGGAGCGCCCCTGACGCCCGCCCCTTGA
- a CDS encoding DUF2378 family protein: protein MTGAPIPAPGLEQLLTLATPADTCRGMFFNGLLDAVSALGDEEVRRQCFVAAGEKRFVDFFSYPVTDLLKAVFTAAELLGPTQGGRDAVLRLLGRRATEDFFQSTVGKTMLALAGNDPQRLLASFPNSFRASLSYGERTVERLGEKEARLKARRDFMPLEYNLGVLTAAMERSTAQELVVEGHRLAPLDVDYHFRWE, encoded by the coding sequence GTGACCGGCGCCCCCATCCCCGCCCCCGGCCTGGAGCAACTGCTGACCCTGGCCACCCCCGCGGACACCTGCCGCGGCATGTTCTTCAACGGCCTGCTCGACGCGGTGAGCGCGCTCGGAGACGAGGAGGTCCGGAGGCAGTGCTTCGTGGCCGCCGGGGAGAAGCGGTTCGTGGACTTCTTCAGCTACCCGGTGACGGATCTGCTCAAGGCCGTCTTCACCGCCGCGGAGCTGCTCGGCCCGACACAGGGGGGGAGGGACGCCGTGCTGCGCCTGCTCGGGAGGCGGGCCACGGAGGACTTCTTCCAGTCCACCGTGGGCAAGACGATGTTGGCGCTCGCGGGAAATGATCCACAGCGGTTGCTCGCGAGCTTTCCCAACTCATTCCGGGCCTCGTTGAGCTACGGCGAGCGCACCGTGGAGCGGCTCGGGGAGAAGGAGGCTCGGCTGAAGGCGCGCCGGGACTTCATGCCCCTGGAGTACAACCTGGGCGTCCTCACCGCCGCGATGGAGCGTTCGACGGCCCAGGAGCTCGTGGTGGAGGGGCATCGTCTGGCGCCGCTCGACGTCGACTACCACTTCCGTTGGGAGTGA
- a CDS encoding AMP-binding protein, with protein MPSPSYVHGTSTTPLLGETIGQNLRRTVESHGEREALVVVSQGYRATWNQLWEQTTRVALGLLAFGVEKGDRVGLWSPNRFEWVVTQYALARIGAILVNLNPAYKSAELEYALKQSGTSVLLLSRGFRQTDYRKMLEEVRPRCPELRVALVMEDDWELLLKNGTHVSESLLAAREASLQFDEPINIQYTSGTTGFPKGATLSHHNVLNNGFFVGEALRLGAEDRVCIPVPFYHCFGMVMGNLACTSHGSTMVIPAEAFEPLAVMQTVGAERCTALYGVPTMFIAELDHPRFGEFDFSSLRTGIMAGSPCPIEVMKKVQSRMNMREVTICYGMTETSPVSTQSSLDDPLDKRVSTVGRVHPHVEVKIVDPATGAVVPRGSPGELCTRAYSVMLGYWNNPEATRNSIDAAGWMHTGDLATMDEDGYVRIVGRIKDMIIRGGENVYPREIEEFLHTHPGVSEAQVIGVPSEKYGEEVMAWVKTKPGTSLTQEELVRFCTGRISTFKIPRYWKFVDEFPMTVTGKIQKFRMREVAVVELGLEGAASIRTA; from the coding sequence ATGCCTTCTCCTTCCTACGTCCACGGAACCAGCACCACCCCGTTGCTCGGGGAGACCATCGGCCAGAACCTGCGCCGCACCGTCGAGAGTCATGGTGAGCGCGAGGCGCTCGTCGTCGTCTCACAGGGCTACCGCGCCACGTGGAACCAGCTCTGGGAGCAGACGACGCGGGTGGCCCTGGGCCTGCTGGCGTTCGGCGTGGAGAAGGGGGACCGGGTGGGACTCTGGTCTCCCAATCGCTTCGAGTGGGTGGTGACCCAGTACGCCCTGGCCCGCATCGGCGCCATCCTGGTGAACCTCAACCCCGCCTACAAGTCGGCGGAGCTGGAGTACGCGCTCAAGCAGTCCGGCACCAGCGTGCTGCTGCTCTCGCGCGGCTTCCGCCAGACGGACTACCGGAAGATGCTCGAGGAGGTTCGCCCGCGCTGCCCCGAGCTGCGCGTCGCGCTGGTGATGGAGGATGACTGGGAGCTGCTGCTGAAGAACGGCACCCACGTGAGCGAGAGCCTGCTCGCGGCGCGCGAGGCCTCGCTCCAGTTCGACGAGCCCATCAACATCCAGTACACGTCCGGCACGACGGGCTTCCCCAAGGGCGCCACGCTCAGCCACCACAACGTCCTCAACAACGGCTTCTTCGTGGGCGAGGCGCTGCGCCTCGGGGCCGAGGACCGCGTCTGCATCCCCGTGCCCTTCTACCACTGCTTCGGCATGGTGATGGGCAACCTGGCCTGCACCTCCCACGGCTCGACCATGGTGATTCCGGCCGAGGCGTTCGAGCCGCTCGCGGTGATGCAGACGGTGGGCGCCGAGCGCTGCACCGCGCTCTACGGCGTGCCCACCATGTTCATCGCGGAGCTGGATCATCCGCGCTTCGGCGAGTTCGACTTCTCCTCGCTGCGCACCGGCATCATGGCGGGCTCGCCGTGCCCCATCGAGGTGATGAAGAAGGTGCAGTCGCGCATGAACATGCGGGAGGTCACCATCTGCTACGGCATGACGGAGACCTCGCCCGTGTCCACGCAGAGCTCGTTGGACGATCCCCTGGACAAGCGTGTCTCCACCGTGGGCCGGGTGCACCCGCACGTGGAGGTGAAGATCGTCGACCCCGCGACGGGCGCGGTGGTGCCTCGTGGCTCGCCCGGAGAGCTGTGCACGCGGGCCTACAGCGTGATGCTCGGCTACTGGAACAACCCCGAGGCCACCCGCAACTCCATCGACGCGGCCGGCTGGATGCACACCGGCGATCTCGCGACCATGGACGAGGACGGCTACGTGAGGATCGTCGGCCGCATCAAGGACATGATCATCCGCGGCGGTGAGAACGTGTACCCGCGCGAGATCGAGGAGTTCCTCCACACGCACCCGGGCGTCAGCGAGGCCCAGGTGATCGGCGTGCCCAGTGAGAAGTACGGCGAGGAGGTGATGGCCTGGGTGAAGACGAAGCCCGGGACCTCGCTCACCCAGGAGGAGCTCGTCCGCTTCTGCACGGGCCGCATCTCCACCTTCAAGATTCCCCGCTACTGGAAGTTCGTGGACGAATTCCCCATGACGGTAACTGGAAAAATCCAGAAATTCCGCATGAGGGAAGTAGCTGTGGTTGAGCTGGGGCTGGAGGGCGCGGCGTCCATCCGCACGGCATGA